In the Brassica napus cultivar Da-Ae chromosome A7, Da-Ae, whole genome shotgun sequence genome, one interval contains:
- the LOC125576442 gene encoding transcription factor ORG3-like: MCALGSPLFPNFGWESTEEYESYNIVGDNNSKEFLDFQVPKTYGMVHRQTSLGVTFSSEVNGIDNNSIVIKKLIHNANERNRRKKTNSLFSALRSCLPGSDERVSRLLGYTISRSMQYIPELKEQVKKLTQKKENLLLLISRQRERYAMPQPKVVCSYVSTVFATELRDNEVMVHISSSKNHNFSIYNVLSGLEEDGFLVDVSSSNPRGERLFYTLHLQVDKIDNYKPICEELSQRVLFLYEQCGNSIK, encoded by the exons ATGTGTGCATTGGGCTCTCCATTGTTCCCAAACTTTGGGTGGGAGTCAACGGAAGAGTACGAGAGCTACAACATTGTCGGAGATAACAATAGCAAAGAGTTTCTTGACTTTCAGGTACCGAAGACGTATGGAATGGTTCATCGCCAGACCAGCTTAGGGGTTACTTTTTCGTCGGAGGTAAATGGAATAGACAACAATTCGATCGTTATCAAGAAGCTTATTCACAATGCTAATGAGCGTAACCGTCGCAAGAAAACCAACTCTTTGTTCTCAGCTCTTCGTTCATGTCTTCCAGGCTCTGATGAGCGGGTAAGTAGGTTACTCGGATAC ACGATTTCGCGGAGCATGCAATACATACCGGAGCTGAAAGAGCAAGTGAAGAAGCTAACACAAAAGAAGGAAAACCTCTTGTTGCTAATATCGCGTCAAAGAGAACGTTACGCTATGCCGCAGCCAAAGGTGGTTTGTAGTTATGTCTCCACCGTTTTTGCGACGGAGCTTAGAGACAACGAAGTGATGGTCCACATCTCATCGTCCAAGAATCATAATTTTTCGATATATAATGTACTGAGTGGACTAGAAGAAGATGGGTTTCTCGTGGATGTTTCATCTTCAAATCCTCGCGGAGAACGACTCTTCTATACTTTGCATCTTCAAGTGGACAAGATTGATAATTACAAGCCAATTTGCGAAGAGTTAAGTCAAAGAGTTTTGTTCTTGTATGAGCAATGTGGAAACTCGATTAAATGA